A stretch of the Microcella sp. genome encodes the following:
- a CDS encoding sensor histidine kinase produces the protein MTARRVWSAAVLGMAVLLGVMLVITANDAVDAVLGGAGIALLVAGWFSLGLPRVDDPRGAPVFVAAVAVAVTLMVAASPTLAISQGIAYPIAWVFCSSIRRAVVQNIVISAGVTLGFLVSLGTTPDALLQTAFTMVISLGFSLAMGFWIAHMTELGDRNGRLLAELQGAQSQIEALHREAGATAEREHFARELHDTIAQDLTGLVMLAQRARRELGDSETLRIIEENARATLAETRALVASSAALGDDTTDLASALHRLAERFSRETGVEVTCTVAAELALDRETEVVVLRCVQEALGNARKHARASRIAITVTAPEGDTHRVRVEITDDGIGFDPTTARDGFGLSGMTDRLALVHGTMSVQSSPGAGTTLVAELPAAGVTA, from the coding sequence ATGACCGCCCGTCGAGTGTGGAGCGCCGCCGTGCTGGGCATGGCGGTGCTGCTCGGCGTCATGCTCGTCATCACAGCGAATGATGCCGTCGATGCCGTGCTCGGTGGGGCGGGCATCGCGCTGCTCGTTGCAGGGTGGTTCAGCCTCGGCCTGCCGCGCGTCGACGACCCGCGCGGGGCTCCGGTCTTCGTAGCGGCCGTCGCCGTCGCCGTGACGCTCATGGTCGCCGCCTCACCCACGCTCGCCATCTCGCAGGGCATCGCCTACCCGATCGCCTGGGTGTTCTGCTCGTCGATCCGCCGGGCGGTGGTGCAGAACATCGTCATCTCGGCAGGCGTCACGTTGGGGTTCTTGGTGAGCCTGGGTACGACACCCGACGCCCTGCTGCAGACCGCCTTCACGATGGTCATCTCGCTCGGCTTCAGCCTCGCCATGGGCTTCTGGATCGCCCACATGACCGAGCTGGGCGACCGCAACGGTCGCCTGCTGGCCGAGCTGCAGGGTGCGCAATCGCAGATCGAGGCGTTGCACCGCGAGGCGGGAGCGACCGCTGAGCGCGAGCACTTCGCCCGCGAGCTGCACGACACGATCGCGCAAGACCTCACGGGGCTCGTCATGCTCGCTCAGCGCGCCCGGCGCGAGCTCGGCGACAGCGAGACGCTACGCATCATCGAAGAGAACGCGCGGGCGACGCTCGCCGAGACGCGCGCGCTCGTCGCCTCGAGCGCGGCCCTCGGCGATGACACCACCGACCTGGCATCGGCCCTGCACCGGCTGGCCGAGCGATTCTCGCGCGAGACCGGCGTCGAGGTGACGTGCACCGTGGCCGCCGAGCTCGCGCTCGACCGCGAGACCGAAGTCGTGGTGCTGCGCTGCGTGCAAGAGGCGCTCGGCAATGCGCGCAAGCATGCGCGAGCATCCCGCATCGCCATCACGGTGACCGCGCCCGAGGGCGACACGCATCGGGTGCGCGTCGAGATCACGGATGACGGCATCGGGTTCGACCCCACGACCGCGCGCGACGGCTTCGGGCTCTCCGGAATGACCGATCGCCTCGCGCTCGTGCACGGAACGATGTCGGTGCAGAGCTCACCCGGCGCAGGCACGACCCTCGTCGCCGAGTTGCCCGCTGCGGGGGTGACGGCGTGA
- a CDS encoding ABC transporter permease, with protein MSTTESSSTMSPARASRTESSIGRAIRLGLLRIGYEVRAYFRQGDTVFFTFLFPVVMLTIFSVSFSEASFGQTADGDEITAAWFFLPAMLAAGVLLSGLQNLAIDIAMEKSDGTLKRLAGSPLPVVSYFIGKLGQSFTTGLLQAGVLLLLGFTVFQVPLPENAENWVTFAWVFTLGVFCSAILGIALSAVPRSGKSATAVVIPITLVLQFISGVYLRFSDLPEWLQNVASVFPLKWMAQGMRSVFLPDELVVLEQNESWDLPGIALVLAIWLVVGLVITSLTFRWIRKDS; from the coding sequence ATGAGCACGACAGAGTCGAGCTCGACGATGAGCCCGGCCCGGGCATCCCGCACCGAATCCTCCATCGGCCGTGCCATTCGCTTGGGGCTGCTGCGCATCGGCTACGAAGTGCGCGCCTACTTCAGGCAGGGCGACACGGTGTTCTTCACCTTCCTCTTCCCGGTCGTGATGCTCACGATCTTCTCCGTCTCGTTCAGCGAGGCGAGCTTCGGGCAAACCGCCGACGGCGACGAGATCACCGCCGCGTGGTTCTTCCTACCCGCCATGCTCGCAGCGGGTGTGCTGCTGAGCGGCCTGCAGAACCTCGCGATCGACATCGCGATGGAGAAGAGCGACGGCACGCTCAAGCGTCTCGCCGGATCACCCCTGCCGGTCGTGAGCTACTTCATCGGCAAGCTCGGCCAGTCGTTCACGACGGGTCTGCTGCAGGCCGGCGTGCTGCTGCTGCTGGGCTTCACGGTGTTCCAGGTGCCACTGCCCGAGAACGCCGAGAACTGGGTGACGTTCGCGTGGGTCTTCACGCTGGGCGTGTTCTGCTCGGCCATTCTGGGCATCGCACTGAGTGCTGTGCCGCGCAGCGGCAAGAGCGCCACGGCCGTCGTGATTCCGATCACGCTCGTGCTGCAGTTCATCTCGGGCGTCTATCTGCGCTTCAGCGACCTGCCCGAGTGGCTGCAGAATGTGGCCTCGGTGTTCCCGCTCAAGTGGATGGCGCAGGGCATGCGCAGCGTGTTCCTGCCCGACGAGCTCGTCGTGCTCGAGCAGAACGAGTCGTGGGATCTGCCGGGCATCGCCCTCGTGCTCGCGATCTGGCTGGTCGTCGGCCTCGTCATCACGAGCCTCACCTTCCGCTGGATCCGCAAAGATTCGTGA
- a CDS encoding ABC transporter ATP-binding protein — protein sequence MTTPKNVVEVRDLRKTYGDFTAVDGITFDIHRGETFALLGPNGAGKSTTIEILEGYRDRTSGDARVLGTDPGRGGLDWKARIGIVLQSSGESGNVTVAEQLRHFAALYPNPRDVDEVIAAVGLEEKAGSLIRKLSGGQRRRVDVAVGIVGAPELLFLDEPTTGFDPEARRSFWKLIRTLQSEGTSILLTTHYLDEAAQLGDRAGIIAGGRMVDLAPIDEIGGRESRVPLVRWLENGERREQRTTTPATLVTELVNRLGAEPGSLEVIRPSLEDVYLDLVGHEHASDLSADELNETEAAR from the coding sequence ATGACAACACCCAAGAACGTCGTCGAAGTGCGAGACCTGCGCAAGACGTACGGCGACTTCACCGCCGTCGACGGCATCACCTTCGATATTCACCGCGGCGAGACCTTCGCGCTGCTCGGCCCGAACGGGGCCGGCAAATCGACCACCATCGAAATTCTCGAGGGCTACCGCGACCGCACGAGCGGCGACGCCCGCGTGCTGGGCACCGACCCCGGCCGAGGCGGTCTCGACTGGAAGGCCCGCATCGGCATCGTGCTGCAGTCGAGCGGCGAGAGCGGCAACGTCACTGTCGCCGAGCAGTTGCGGCACTTCGCGGCCCTCTACCCGAACCCTCGCGACGTCGACGAGGTCATCGCCGCGGTCGGGCTCGAAGAGAAGGCTGGGTCACTCATCCGCAAGCTCTCGGGCGGCCAGCGCCGCCGCGTCGATGTGGCCGTCGGCATCGTCGGCGCGCCCGAGCTGCTCTTTCTCGACGAGCCGACGACGGGCTTCGACCCTGAGGCCCGCCGCAGCTTCTGGAAGCTGATCCGCACGCTGCAGAGCGAGGGCACGAGCATTCTGCTCACCACCCACTACCTCGACGAGGCCGCGCAGCTGGGTGACCGGGCCGGCATCATCGCGGGCGGTCGCATGGTCGACCTCGCGCCGATCGACGAGATCGGCGGGCGCGAGTCGCGCGTGCCGCTCGTGCGCTGGCTCGAGAACGGCGAGCGCCGCGAGCAGCGCACCACGACCCCGGCAACCCTCGTCACCGAGCTCGTGAACCGTTTGGGCGCCGAGCCCGGCTCGCTCGAGGTCATCAGGCCGAGTCTGGAAGACGTCTACCTCGACCTGGTCGGGCACGAGCACGCGAGCGACCTGAGCGCTGACGAACTGAACGAGACGGAGGCAGCACGATGA
- a CDS encoding histone-like nucleoid-structuring protein Lsr2: MKRITTELVDDLDGTVIGPADGGTVTFALDGASYEIDLGRANQQALRDALAPFIAKARSTGRRASAAPRKRSAANGDTAAVREWAQRNGYTVGDRGRIPAEIREAYAAAQR, from the coding sequence ATGAAGCGCATTACGACTGAACTGGTCGACGACCTCGACGGCACCGTCATCGGGCCTGCCGACGGCGGCACCGTCACCTTCGCCCTCGACGGCGCGAGCTACGAGATCGATCTCGGCCGCGCCAACCAGCAGGCGCTGCGGGATGCTCTCGCGCCGTTCATCGCGAAAGCGCGCTCGACGGGCCGTCGTGCGAGCGCGGCGCCCCGCAAGCGGTCGGCCGCCAACGGTGACACCGCCGCGGTGCGCGAGTGGGCGCAGCGCAACGGCTACACGGTCGGCGATCGCGGCCGTATTCCGGCCGAGATTCGCGAGGCCTACGCTGCCGCCCAGCGCTGA
- the lysE gene encoding L-lysine exporter — MSVLLAGFGLGLSLIIAIGAQNVFVLRQGIRREHVLAVVIVCAVSDAVLIAAGIAGIGAVLSVIPWLVEVVRWVGAAFLIGYGMLAARRAWRPRAALVVEEPGAPEPGPAEPGATTVAATAVAPPQARLRTVVLTALALTWLNPHVYLDTVFLLGSIAGTHGDARWVFGAGAMAASVAWFTALGFGARYLSRWLSTPRAWRWLDAGIAVVMVAIGLSLVLVR; from the coding sequence ATGTCAGTACTACTCGCCGGCTTCGGGCTCGGCCTCTCGCTCATCATCGCCATCGGCGCGCAGAACGTCTTCGTGCTGCGGCAGGGAATCCGGCGTGAGCACGTGCTCGCCGTCGTCATCGTGTGCGCGGTGTCAGACGCCGTGCTCATCGCCGCGGGCATCGCGGGCATCGGCGCGGTACTCTCGGTGATTCCCTGGCTCGTCGAGGTCGTGCGCTGGGTGGGTGCGGCCTTTCTCATCGGGTACGGGATGCTCGCCGCGCGCCGCGCCTGGCGCCCTCGTGCCGCGCTCGTGGTGGAGGAGCCGGGCGCCCCCGAGCCGGGCCCTGCCGAACCTGGCGCGACGACGGTTGCCGCGACCGCCGTCGCTCCCCCTCAGGCACGGCTACGAACCGTCGTGCTCACCGCGCTCGCGCTGACCTGGCTCAACCCGCACGTCTACCTCGACACCGTGTTTCTGCTCGGGTCGATTGCCGGCACGCACGGCGATGCGCGCTGGGTGTTCGGCGCCGGAGCGATGGCCGCGAGCGTCGCCTGGTTCACCGCGCTCGGCTTCGGCGCCCGCTACCTCTCACGCTGGCTGTCGACCCCTCGCGCGTGGCGGTGGCTCGACGCCGGCATCGCCGTCGTCATGGTCGCGATCGGGCTCTCGCTCGTGCTCGTGCGCTAG
- a CDS encoding LysR family transcriptional regulator ArgP: MTISLELAHTIAAIIDEGTFESAARRLRVTPSAISQRVRALEQQLGRVVLVRSKPVRATEAGTAIVRLARQLALLEHDAMAELGLDDGGTSSLAIAVNADSLATWFLPSLTAVTHSHAVVVDLHRDDQDRTTELLQSGTVMAAVTSQAEPVAGCSSRPLGSMRYEPFAAPAYLERYRSDSTGSGWLRDAPLVQFDRNDQLQHTFLVSKGIDPGDPPRHVIPATHEFAQAVVLGLGWGMLPEAQSATEVTRGALVRLHGDPIDVPLYWQQWNLGSPVMTAIADAVVGAATRSLRPPL; this comes from the coding sequence ATGACGATCTCGCTCGAACTGGCACACACGATCGCCGCGATTATTGACGAGGGCACCTTCGAGAGTGCAGCGCGTCGTTTGCGCGTGACCCCGTCCGCGATCAGCCAGCGTGTTCGGGCGCTCGAGCAGCAGCTCGGTCGCGTGGTGCTGGTGCGGTCGAAACCGGTACGGGCGACGGAGGCGGGGACAGCGATTGTGCGTCTCGCCCGTCAGCTCGCCCTGCTCGAGCACGACGCGATGGCTGAGCTCGGTCTCGACGACGGCGGCACCAGTTCGCTCGCCATCGCCGTCAATGCCGATTCGCTCGCCACATGGTTTCTCCCCTCGTTGACCGCGGTCACCCACTCGCACGCGGTCGTCGTAGATCTTCACCGCGACGACCAGGACCGCACCACTGAACTGCTGCAGTCGGGCACGGTCATGGCGGCGGTGACGTCGCAAGCCGAACCGGTCGCCGGCTGCAGCAGTCGACCGCTCGGGTCGATGCGCTACGAGCCCTTTGCCGCGCCCGCCTACCTCGAGCGGTACAGATCAGATTCGACGGGCAGCGGATGGCTGCGCGATGCCCCCCTGGTGCAATTCGACCGCAACGACCAGTTGCAGCACACGTTCCTGGTATCCAAGGGGATCGACCCGGGCGACCCTCCCCGGCACGTCATTCCTGCCACACATGAGTTCGCCCAGGCGGTCGTGCTCGGCCTGGGCTGGGGCATGCTGCCCGAGGCCCAATCGGCAACCGAGGTGACGCGGGGAGCCCTCGTCAGGCTCCACGGCGACCCGATCGATGTGCCGCTCTACTGGCAGCAGTGGAATCTCGGATCGCCCGTCATGACGGCCATCGCCGATGCCGTTGTTGGAGCCGCAACACGCTCGCTGCGCCCGCCGTTGTGA
- a CDS encoding pyridoxal phosphate-dependent aminotransferase: MTADSARIARRIAAISESATLKVDAKAKSLKAAGRPVISYAAGEPDFATPDHVVEAAVAAARDPKNHRYTPAAGLPELREAVAEKTARDSGLETSAGRVIITNGGKQAVFQAFATIVDEGDEVLLPAPYWTTYPEVVRLAGGVPVEVFAGADQNYLVTVEQLEAARTPRTKVLLFVSPSNPTGSVYSPEQTKAIGEWALQHGIWVISDEIYQALTYDGVRAVSIVEAVPELAEQCILVNGVAKTYAMTGWRVGWMVGPADVIAGASNLQSHLSSNVANISQRAAIAALTGPQDAVSTMREAFDRRRRVAVAELNRIPGMVTPTPTGAFYVYPDVTGLLNREWKGSTPATSLELADLTLEHAEVAAVPGEAFGPSGYLRFSYALGDADLLEGIQRLQALFGTD; this comes from the coding sequence GTGACCGCCGACTCTGCACGCATCGCCCGCCGCATCGCCGCCATCAGCGAATCTGCGACCCTCAAGGTCGACGCCAAGGCCAAGTCTCTGAAGGCCGCTGGCCGGCCCGTCATCAGCTACGCCGCGGGCGAGCCCGACTTCGCGACCCCCGACCACGTGGTCGAGGCCGCCGTCGCCGCCGCGCGCGACCCGAAGAACCACCGGTACACGCCCGCCGCCGGGCTTCCCGAGCTGCGCGAGGCTGTCGCCGAGAAGACGGCGCGCGACTCGGGGCTCGAGACGAGCGCCGGCCGCGTCATCATTACCAACGGCGGCAAGCAGGCCGTCTTTCAGGCTTTCGCGACGATCGTCGACGAGGGCGACGAGGTGCTGCTGCCCGCGCCGTACTGGACCACCTACCCCGAGGTCGTGCGTCTCGCCGGCGGTGTTCCGGTCGAGGTCTTCGCCGGCGCCGACCAGAACTACCTCGTCACGGTCGAGCAGCTCGAGGCCGCTCGCACCCCGCGCACCAAGGTGCTGCTCTTCGTGAGCCCCTCGAACCCGACCGGCTCGGTCTACAGCCCTGAGCAGACGAAGGCCATCGGCGAGTGGGCGCTGCAGCACGGCATCTGGGTCATCAGCGATGAGATCTACCAGGCGCTCACCTACGACGGCGTGCGCGCCGTCTCGATCGTCGAGGCCGTGCCCGAGCTCGCCGAGCAGTGCATTCTTGTCAACGGCGTCGCCAAGACCTACGCCATGACCGGCTGGCGCGTGGGGTGGATGGTCGGCCCTGCCGACGTCATCGCCGGGGCGTCGAACCTGCAGTCGCACCTGTCGAGCAACGTCGCCAACATCTCGCAGCGCGCCGCGATCGCCGCCCTCACAGGGCCTCAAGATGCGGTCTCGACGATGCGCGAGGCCTTCGACCGGCGGCGCCGCGTGGCCGTCGCCGAGCTCAACCGCATTCCGGGCATGGTCACTCCGACGCCGACGGGGGCGTTCTACGTCTATCCCGACGTGACGGGCCTGCTGAACCGCGAGTGGAAAGGCTCGACTCCCGCGACCTCGCTCGAGCTCGCCGACCTGACTCTCGAGCACGCAGAAGTCGCGGCCGTGCCCGGTGAGGCCTTCGGGCCCAGCGGCTACCTGCGCTTCAGCTACGCACTCGGCGACGCCGACCTGCTGGAGGGCATCCAGCGCCTGCAGGCGCTCTTCGGCACCGACTAG
- the secE gene encoding preprotein translocase subunit SecE → MSSVIDDQGGEDVVAKAKRDRAEKRGPFGRFALFIRQVLNELSKVVTPTRRELITYTLVVLVFVIIMMAIVSGLDIVFGWLVSFVFGDGSAVLGQ, encoded by the coding sequence GTGAGCAGTGTGATCGACGACCAGGGCGGCGAAGATGTCGTCGCCAAGGCGAAGCGTGACCGTGCTGAGAAGCGCGGACCCTTCGGTCGTTTCGCGCTCTTCATCCGCCAGGTGCTCAATGAGCTCAGCAAGGTGGTCACCCCCACCCGCCGCGAACTCATCACCTACACGCTCGTCGTGCTGGTGTTCGTGATCATCATGATGGCGATCGTGTCGGGCCTCGACATCGTGTTCGGCTGGCTCGTGTCGTTCGTCTTCGGAGACGGATCGGCTGTGCTCGGCCAGTAG